Genomic window (Thermodesulfobacteriota bacterium):
TTTCTTTTCCATTATTCTTGCCTTTTATCAGATTGGGGAGGCCTGGCGAGGGTTTGTTCCAATGTCCTAAATTATAAATCCCCCTGAATCCCTCCTTCGACAAGCTCAGGACAGGCTCTTTTCCAAAGGGGGAAATTAGTTTTTAATTCCCTCCTTAGAAAAAGGAGGGTTAGGGAGGATTTTAATGAATCAGATTCCCGATAAAAGCTTCGAGGAATGACATAAAATAAAATCTTCTCCAACTTCAAATCAGGTCCTCCCCTCCGTCGACCTTGATCACGTTTCCCGTGAGCCAGTGCGTGCCCGCGACGGAGAGGGCCGCGATCGCCTGTGCGACGTCGGCCGTAGTAGTCAGCCTGCCCGCAGGGTTCGCGGCCATCGCGTGTTTAATAATCTCCTCGTTGCCCGGTATCTTGCTGAGCGCAGGCGTTTCCGTGACTCCCGCCTGAATCGCGTTCGCGGTGATCCCGTGCCTGGCGAGCTCGACCGAGAGCTGCCGTATGTGCGATTCGAGGGCCGCTTTGGATGCCGAGACGGGGCCGTACGTGGGCCACACCCTGTGGCTCCCTGCGCTCGTCATGGCGAATATCCTGCCGCCCTCGACCATCATCTTCCTCGCGACTATCTCCTGCGCCCAGTAGACGAGCGAGTGCGCCATCACGTCGAGGGTCATGTCCATGTTCTTGTTCGACACCCTGTCCTTCTCCGATTCCGCTATGTAAGGCTTGAGGGTCCCGAAGGCGAGGGAGTGTATGAGCACCTTAATACCCGAAGGGTTCTTGTGCTCGTCGAGTATCTGCTCTATCTCGCCTAATGTTTCCGACCTCTGCTCCGGGTCGGCCGCGTTTATGTTGAAGAACGCCGCCTCTCTCCCCTTTGCCTTTATCTTTTCCTTTATCTCCTCGACCTTCGGCATGGTGGATTTCCTGTCGAGGTGGACGCCGAAGACGTTCATTCCGTGCGACGCGAGCTCGAGCGCGGCCGCCTCGCCGAACCCGCTCGACGCCCCGAGAATAAGTGCCCAGCTGTTCTCAAGACCGTGTCCCATGCCCTGTAAATCCCCCTTGTCGGTTATTTAATCCATTAAAATTGCAGTAGAGATATTACGTACTTTGGGCGGAATTTCAAGGCGGGCGGGGCGTCCACTCTCGTCTTTTATTTCCCTCCCCCTAGAGGGGGGAGGGTTCGGGTGGGGGTGTCACCTTTCACTCATTAGTTTAACCTCAACCCGTTCAATCCTTCGACGGGCTCAGGACGAACGGGTTTTGGATTGTTACTGGCTATGCAGATGAGTTCCGAAAGAATCATAAAACACACTATGTGTGTGCGCCTTGACAAGAATTCTCCGCGCGTGGAAACTGATTCGGCAGGGGGCAGGTATGAGTCAAATCAACTATTCATCTCTGGTTACGCGGGTCGGCCAGGTCTTCGTGCTTTCGGGTCCGAAGGGGGTCTCGAGGATTATATTCGGCGAAAAGGAGTTCAGGAATTATCTCGACGGGCTTGGCGGGGTGCGTGTCATCGAAGGGGGAGCCGCAGCCGATATGGCTCACGAGATCGAGCTCTACTTCGACGGCCGGCTCACCGAGTTCAAGACGCCGATAGACGTGTCCGAAGGCACACCGTTTCAGAAGTCGGTCTGGAAGAAACTCCTCGACATACCCTACGGGGAGACCGCCACATACGGGGATATAGCTGAGCGGGTCGGAAAACCCGGTGCGGCGAGGGCCGTCGGGAATGCGGTCGGGGTTAATCCGATACCTATAGTTATCCCATGCCACAGGGTTCTCGCGTCGAACGGCCTCGGCGGTTATTCATGCGGCATCGACATTAAAAAGGACCTCCTCAGGGTGGAGGGGACCATCTCTTAGGTGAAAAAGGGGATCGCCAGGCTCATCGCAACCTTTTTCTACGTCGGGTACTTCCCCTACGCGCCCGGAACGCTCGGCACTCTCGCAGCCGTGCCTCTCTACTATATCGTTTCGTTCCTTCCTTATTATCTTTACATCCCGTTCGCCGTACTTTTCATAATCCTTTCAGTGTGGGCTTCGAGTATAGCCGAGGGAATATTCGGGGAGAAAGACCCGGGCTACATCGTGGCCGACGAGGTCTCCGGTTTCCTCGTGACCATGACGCTCGTGCCGCTTACGCTCACGAACGTAGTGATAGGGTTTTTCCTGTTCAGGTTTTTCGACATAGTGAAGCCCCCTCCGTCGAGGCAGTCGGAGAGGCTCAAAGGCGGGCTCGGCGTCGTCATGGACGACGTCGTCGCTGGAGTGTACGCCAACATCCTCCTTCAGATTATTTCGCGGGTGCTGTTGTAGTCGATTTTCCCCGATAGTTGAATTCGGTTTCTTTGCTGGTTTATTATCATAATTATCGCGGTTGATGCTGTGATCGACGTATACCGTGGACATACTTGTGTCCAACCCGTTCGTCCTGAGCCTGTCGAAGGATGAATGGGTTGGGTTGCGTTGCTGCTTTGATCTGATGAATTGGAAGGAATCGTAAGAACACACAATGTGTGTGAGAATCGAAATCATAACAACAGGCGACGAGCTCATGAGCGGACTCACGCAGGACGGCAATTTCTCCTGGGCGGGTGACACGCTCGCGTCGAGGGGGCTCGCGGCGGAGTTCCACACGACCGTGGGCGACGACAGGGAGAGCATTACTGCAGCCCTCGGTATCGCGTCGGGCAGGGCCGATGCCGTGATCGTATCGGGCGGTCTCGGGCCAACTCCCGACGACCTCACGGCCGAAGTCGCGGCTGCCTTCTTCGGATCGCCGCTTGAGCTCAGCGATGAAGCGCTCCGGTCGATCGAGGAGAGGATGAAACAGAGGGGCAGGGTGCTCACCGACATGAACAGGAAACAGGCCTATCTGCCGCACGGCGCCGAGGTGCTGCTCAACCACTGGGGCACTGCGCCCGGGTTCAGCATGAAGAAGGAGGGAACCGTGTTCTATTTCCTCCCCGGCGTGCCCAGGGAGTTCCGCGCCATGATGGAGGAATACGTGCTCCCAGGCCTCGAAAGAATGGCGGCCGGCAGGAAAAGGGTAAGATCGAGGCTCGTCAAGACGTTCGGGCTGCCCGAATCCGAGGTCGCGATAAGGCTCCAAGGCATCGAGAGGGAGGGGATAAGGCTCGGTTACAGGGCGCATTTCCCCGAGGTGCACCTGCGCGTGACTGCATTCGGAAATACCGACGGGGAAGCGGAAGAGCTAATGAAAGGTTTCGTCAGAGACGTGAAGTCGAGGCTCGGCTCTTACGTGTTCTCGACGGAAGGGGAGACCATGGAGGAGGTTGTCGGCATCTTCCTTAGGCGGCACGGAATGAAGTTAGCAACGGCGGAGTCGTGCACGGGCGGCCTGATATCGAACAGGATAACGAACGTCCCGGGGAGCTCCGATTATTTCCTCGAAGGCGTCGTCTCGTACAGTAACGAGGCTAAGCGGATGCTGCTCGGCGTCCCTGAAGATTTGCTCGACACACACGGCGCGGTGAGCGCGCCGGTAGTCGAGGCGATGGCGCGGGGCGTGAGGAAGCTCGCCGGCTCCGATATAGGCGTCGGCGTATCGGGCATAGCGGGGCCCGGAGGGGGCACCCCCGAGAAGCCCGTAGGCACGGTTTTCATAGGCATTGATTCTGAGAAGGGCGGGACGCGCTCGGAGAAATTCCTCTTTCACGGGACGAGGGAGGAGATAAAGTTAATAACCTCATCTCACGCGCTCCGTCTTATTATGCAAACTTTTTTAAATAACGTATAATTGAGGGCTACTATGGCAAAACAACAACTCTCACCGGAATCACAGGAAAAAGAAAAGACGATAGAGCTCGCGATCTCTTCCATTGAGAAGCAGTTCGGCAAGGGCTCTATTATGAGGCTGGGGGCGGAAGCGCCCATACCCCAGCTCTCCGTAATATCCTCGGGCTCTCTCGGCCTGGATATCGCGCTCGGAGTGGGCGGATACCCGCGCGGCAGGATAGTCGAGATATTCGGTCCCGAGTCCTCTGGCAAAACGACCCTCGCGCTCCACGTTATAGCCGAGGCCCACAAGAAGGGCGGCATCGCGGCGTTCGTCGACGCAGAGCACGCGCTCGACCCGAATTACGCGAAGAACCTGGGGGTGAAGATAGACGACCTCCTGATATCGCAGCCCGACTTCGGCGAGCAGGCTCTCGAGATCGTCGACACCCTCGTAAGGAGCGGCGCGGTAGACGTCATCGTTCTCGACTCGGTCGCGGCCCTAGTGCCGAGGGCGGAGATTGAGGGCGAGATGGGGGACGCGCACGTGGGGCTACAGGCGAGGCTCATGTCGCAGGCGCTCAGGAAGATCACGGCAACCGTCGGCAGGTCGAAGACGCTCGTGATTTTCGTCAACCAGACGAGGATGAAGATAGGGACCCTCCCCTACATGAACCCCGAGACGACGAGCGGCGGGACGGCGCTCAGGTTCTATTCGTCGGTAAGGATAGACGTGAGGCGCATCGGCTCCATCAAGGAAGGGGAAGAGGTTTCGGGGAACAGGGTCAGGGCCAAGGTCGTAAAGAATAAAGTGTCGCCCCCCTTCAGGGACGCCGAGTTCGACATAATGTTCGGGAGCGGCATATCCCAGACGGGCGAGCTCATAGACATGGGCTCCAAGCTCAACATAGTCGAGAAGAGCGGCACCTGGTTCTCGTACGGCGGGGAGAGGCTCGGACAGGGGAGGGAGAACGCGAGGGCTTTCTTGAAGGACAACCCGGATATAGCGGAAAAACTAAAGAGCGATATACTTACCAGGGTAGGGGTCATAAAGGCGGAGAAACCCGGGGAGAAGTAGATGGGCTCGGTGAACATAGACGATATCCTGCGCGCCGCGGTAAGGGTTGGGGCGTCCGACATACATATAGGCACGGGGAGGCACCCGATACTGCGGGTCGAGGGGAAGCTCACCCCGGTCAAAAACGCGCCTCAGCTCACTGCGGACGACGTGAGAGATATGGCCCTCCAGATGATGAACCCCGCCCAGCGAGAAAAGTTCGAGACCCTCTACGAAATGGACCTCGCATACAGCATAAGCGGCCTCTCCCGCTTCAGGGTGAACGTATTCCACCAGAGGGGGACGATCTCCATAGCCATCAGGTCGATCCCTTACAACATACTGAGCTTCAGCTCTTTGAACCTGCCTCCCGTTATGGAGAAGATAGCGGGCGAGGAGAGGGGGCTCGTGATCGTCACGGGGACGACCGGGAGCGGTAAGTCGACCACGCTCGCGGCTATAGTCGATTACATCAACAGGACCAAGGCGAGGCACATAATAACGGTGGAGGACCCGCTCGAGTACATGCACGAGGACCATACGAGCTACATCAACCAGAGGGAGATAAGCATAGACACGCTCACTTTCGCTAACGCCATGAGGGCGGCCCTCAGGGAAGACCCGGACGTGATTCTGGTGGGCGAGATGAGGGACCTCGAAACTATGGAGATATGCCTGTCCGCGGCGGAGACCGGGCACCTCGTGCTGACGACGCTCCATACCCTCGACGCACAGGAATCGATAAACCGGATGCTAACGATATTCCCCCCGCACCAGCACAACCAGGTGAGGTATCAGCTCGCCCAGGTGCTTAAGGCGATCATATCGCAGAGGCTGGTACCTACAGCCGACGGGAAGGCGCGCGTGCCGGCCGCGGAGATACTCATTGCGACCGAGAGGATAAAAGACCTTATATCCGACCCTCAGAAGACTTGGGAGATAAGGCAGGCCATACACGAGGGCAGCCTACATTACGGGATGCAGACGTTCGACCAGTGCCTCTACGGGCTTTTCAAGGACGGCAAGATAACGTACGACGAGGCCATGAGACAGGCGACTAACAGGAACGACCTAGCGATGAGGATAGAAGGCATTACCTCGGGCTCGGGCTCTCTCATAAGGGAAGAGTCGTACGGCCGCCAGACATCGAGATAATCCACGTATTTTAAGCTCAAATACACGCCGGGGCGCCCGCGCCTGCTGCTTTCCGTTCCCCAAGCAATCCGTTATAATTTGATATAGATTAATATTATTGGTGATGAAAGTTCTCGCGATCGAAACATCGACGTATTCGGGCAGTGTCGCGCTTGCGGAAGGCGAACGTATTATTGGGGAATATTATATAAACATGGGCCCTTCCCACTCGGAGAGGCTCGTACCCGCCATAGACAGGCTTCTGGGCGAGCTCGGGACGGAGAGGAAAGAGCTCGGCGGGGTCGCGGTATCCCTCGGGCCGGGTTCGTTCACGGCTCTCAGGGTCGGCATCTCGACGGCCAAGGGGCTCGCGTATTCACTGGGAATTCCTGTCACAGGGGCGTCCTCCCTCGAGATTCTCGCCATGAATCTGCCCTTTGCGCCGTTTCAGGTCTGCGCCTCACTCGACGCCAGGAAAGGGGAGCTTTTCGCGGCCCTCTTCAGGACTGAGCGCGGCAGGGTTTCGAGGATTACGCGGGACGAGATCGTATCGCCCGCGGGGCTTATGGAAATAATAAAGGAAAAAACTATATTTATAGGGGAAGGCGCTTTACTTTATAGGGATTTTCTGGAAGATAATGAGATAGGGGGGGAAGCTATGCTCTTCTGTCCTCCTTATTTGAACTACCCGAGGGCTTCGTCCCTCGCTATTTATGGTATTGAGAAGTTCACGGAAGGGCACGCGGACGAGGTTCTGGGACTCGCGCCCGTCTATTTAAGAAAACCGGACGCAGAATTAACAGCAAAGGGGAGAAGCCGACATGACGGAAACGGACATAATTGAAAAGCTGCTCGAAGGGGACGAGGAGTTCAAACGCATATACTTCGAGCACAGGGAGCTCGACGACGTCGTAAGGAGCCTCGAGAGCAAAGGCACCCTTTCTCTCGACGACGAAATGGAAGTCAGGAAGCTCAAGAAGGTGAAGCTTTCGCTCAAGGACAGGATGGAAGCGAAGATCGCCGAGTGGAAGCATAGATAAAAACTGCACGCCGAGACGTGACGACAAACGGCGGGCATAAAATACGGGGGTAATTTTAAAATGGCAAGAATGATCGGTGCCGAGATGTTTTTCGAGACGCTCATACACGAGGGCATAGACGTGGTGTTCGGGCTTCCTGGGGGATACGTGCTCAAGGTGTATGACGTAATGCCCAAGTACTCGGACAGGATAAGACACGTTCTTGCCAGGCACGAACAGGGCGCAACACACATGGCGGACGGCTATGCGAGGGCGTCGGGCAAGCCGGGAGTCGTGCTCTGCACGTCGGGTCCCGCCGCGACCAATACCGTTACCGGCATAGCCACGGCCCAGATGGACTCTTCCCCCGTAGTAGTGTTCACGGGACAGGTGCCTCTGCCCTACCTCGGGAGCGACGCTTTCCAGGAGGCCGATCACATAGGCATAACGCGCCCCTGCACGAAGCACAACTACCTCGTAAGACGCACGAAAGACCTGCCGCTCGCGATAAAAGAGGCGTTCTACATCGCAGGCACGGGGAGGCCGAGCCCTGTGCTCGTCGATATGCCCAAGGACGTCCTCATCGGCGAGGACGAGTTCGTTATACCCGGCGAAATAAGCCTGAGGGGTTATAAACCGCCCAAGAAAGGACATCCGGGGCAAATAAAGCGAGCTGTCGAGATGATCCTCGCCGCCAAGAGGCCCCTCATATTCGGCGGGGGCGGGCTTATATGGTCGGGAGCCACGGAGGAGCTTAAGGAGCTCACGCACAGGCTCCAGATACCGGTAACGTTGACGCTAATGGGTCTGGGCGCTTATCCTGCCGACGACCCGCTCTTCATAAGCATGCTCGGCATGCACGGCTCTTACGCCGCCAACATGGCGGTTCACGAATGCGACCTTGTTATATCAATTGGGGCGCGTTTCGACGACAGGGCGACAGGCGGCAATTTCGCCAAGTTCGCGCCAAACGCGAAGATAATCCACATAGACATAGACCCCGCCACAATAGACAAGAATATAGTCGTGCACTGCCCGATAGTCGGTGACGCTAAGGAAGTCCTGAAACAGATGCTCGAGATGCTTCCCGCCAAGGTGAAGACCAGCCGGAAGGAGTGGATGGGACAGATAAAGGACTGGCAGAAGCAGCACCCGCTCACCTATAACCAGAACGGGGACAAGATACTCACCTCTTACGTCATAGACACCCTAAGCAAGATAACGGACGGCGAAGCTGTCGTCGTATCGGACGTAGGACAGCACCAGATGTGGGTCGCCCAGTGGTACAAGTTCAAATACCCGAGGACGCACATCACGTCGGGCGGTCTCGGTACGATGGGGTTCGGATTCCCGGCTGCCATGGGCGCCAAGTTCGCCCGGCCCGACAAGATGGTCATAAGCGTCTGCGGGGACGGGAGCTTCCAGATGAACATGCAGGAGCTGGCCACGGCCGTCGAGAACAACATGGACATTAAGATCGTCCTGCTCAATAACGGCCACCACGGCATGGTTAGACAGTGGCAGACCATGTTCTTTAACGGGAACTACTCCGCTTCAAAATTCGACGTCCTGCCCGACTTCGTCAAGCTCGCGGAGTCCTTCGGAGCAAAGGGGCTCAAGGCTAAAAGGCCCGAAGACCTCGAAGCGACCCTTAAAGAGGGTCTCTCGACCGAAGGCGTCGTCCTCATGGAGATATTCGTCGACTGCGAGGAGCTCGTTTACCCGATGATCGCACCCGGGGGAGCGATGAACGAAATGATACTCGGCCCCGGAACTCAACTGGAAAATATGGCCGACGTGGCCGATATGGCTTAACATGAAGGATCGGGTATAATGAGGGAGCTTTCTTTATAAAGTAGGGTACTCGTTTGTCTTTTTCCCCTATCGAAAGTAAAGTTTCAGTCGATCATAACCGGAGGTTTATTACAAGTGAGGCACACCATAACGCTTCTTGTAGATAACGAGTCAGGCGTTCTTTCGAGGATCGCCGGTCTCTTCAGCGCCAGGGGTTTCAACATCGAAAGCCTGAACGTGGGGGAGACGCTCGACCCGGATACGTCGCGCATAACTCTCGTAACGACCGGGGACGATTTCATAATCCAGCAGATAATCAAGAGATTCAACAACATGGTGAACGTGATAAAGGTGAGCGACCTGACCGAAGAGGTGCGTGTGGAGAGGGAGATGGTGCTCGTGCGCATGGACGCGAGGCCGGAGACGAGGGCCGAGATACTGAGGACTGCGGACATTTTCCGGGCCAAGGTCGTGGACGTCGGGCCCAAGTCATATACGCTTGAACTTACCGGCGACAAGGATAAAATAACCGGCTTTATCGAGCTGCTCAGGCCCATGGGGATAAAGGAGCTCGCCAGGACAGGGACAGTCGCCATGAAGCGCGAATCCAAACTCACGAAGAGAGGAGAGGAGAAATGAAGGTTTACTACGACAGCGATATAAATCTCAAGAAGCTCAAGAAGAGAAAGATAGCCATAATCGGTTACGGGAGTCAGGGACACGCGCACGCGCAGAACCTGAGAGACAGCGGCATGGACGTGGCCGTGGGTCTCAGGGAAGGGAGCGGGAGCTGGGAAAAGGCGAAGGAGGCGGGGTTCAAGGTCCTTCCCGTGGACGAAGCCGCCGGGTGGGCGGACATCGTCATGATACTCGCGCCCGACACGAGCCAGCCGGGCATATACAACGAAGGCATCTCAGGCGGGCTCGAAGCGGGGAACTCGGTCGCATTCAGCCACGGCTTCAACATCCATTACGGTCAGATAGTGCCGCCTCCGAACGTGGACGTATTCATGGTCGCTCCGAAGGCCCCGGGTCATACGGTCAGGGGTCAGTTCGCCGAAGGCGCAGGGGTGCCGATGCTCGTGGCCATACACCAGGACGCTACAGGGGAGGCCAAGGAAATCGCGCTCGCATACGCCGGGGCGATAGGCGGCGGGCGCGCGGGCATAATAGAGACCACGTTCAAGGATGAGACCGAGACCGATCTCTTCGGGGAGCAGGCGGTCCTTTGCGGAGGGCTTACGTCCCTCATCATGGCCGGGTTCGAAACGCTGATAGAGGCCGGATACCCGCCCGAGATGGCTTACTTCGAGTGCTGCCACGAGGTAAAGCTGATCGTCGACCTCATTTACGAGGGTGGCATATCGAACATGCGCTATTCGATAAGCGACACGGCGAAATACGGGGACCTCACGAGGGGCCCGAGGGTCGTCGACGAAGACGCCAAGAAGGAAATGAAGAAGATACTCACCTCGATTCAGAACGGCGAGTTCGCGAGGGAGTGGATACTCGAGAACAGGGCCGGACGCCCTGTCTATAACGCGCTCCTCAAGAAAGGGGAGGAGCACCCGATAGAGGGCATCGGCGGCGAGCTCCGCAAGATGATGAGCTCTCTATTCAAGAAGAAATTGGTCGACAAGACTAAAAACTGATGGAACGAAAGCGGTCTCCCATAGCCACCGAGGGTTTTACGTACCTCGGCATACTAGCAATACTCGCCTGGGCCGCCGCTATATTCAATTTCACGATACTGTCCATTATTTTCGCGGTCCTCGCGGTGATCACCCTCTTTTTCTTCCGCGACCCGGAGCGCGAGGTCCCGGACGATCCCGACTCCATAGTTTCGCCCGCAGACGGGAGTGTGGTCGGGGTGGAGGAGATATACGAGAGGGATTTCCTGGGCGCCCCGATGACCAGGATAAGCATATCGCTCGCCCTCTACGACTGCCACATAAACAGGATGCCGGTAAGAGGAAAAGTCGTTGGGACGAAATACTCGCCCGGCAGCTTTAACATAGCGCACATGCCGGACTGGCTCTTCTCGGACGGGATGAAGCGGAAATCGGACGACAACGAAAGGCTTTCGACCCTTATCGAGACGCCCGAGGGGGAAAAGATAGTAGTGTCCCAGATTGCGGGGTTCCTCGCCCGGAGGATAGTCTCGTATGCCGACATAGACATGAAATTTAAAAAAGGGGAGAGGTTCGGCATGATAAAGTTCGGCTCCAGGGTTGACGTCTATCTGCCCGAGGGGTGTATAATAGAAGTGAACGTCGGCAACAAGGTAAAAGCCGGGGAGAGCATAGTAGCATGGCTAGACGGGAACAGGGCCTGAGAAGGAAGAAATCGAAGCGGCAGAAGGTGATGCCCGTGCTGCCGAATATATTCACCACGGGGAACCTCTGTTTCGGGCTCCTCTCCATATTGACGTCGATAGAGATTGTCTCGGCCCTGGGCGCGGGGAACGCTTCCGACGCCTGGGCGTTCAGGAAGTTCTGGTGGGCCGGGGCCTTCATCGTCATATCCTTTTTCTTCGACACCCTCGACGGGAGGCTCGCGAGGTTTATACGGCACGAGAGCAATTTCGGACTTTCCTATGACTCCATATCGGACGTCGTGTCGTTCGGCGTCGCCCCCGCCGTGCTGGTTTATGTCTGGACGCTCATGGACAAGGGGAAGCTCGGTCTCATGGCGGTCATAGTCTACGTAATCTGCGCCGCGCTCAGGCTCGCCCGGTTCAACGTGCAGTCGGATACGGTCGAGAGGTTCAGCTTCACGGGGCTCCCGAGCCCGATGGCCGCCGGGCTCATGGTTTCCCCGCTCATGCTGCTCTCGTCCCTCAAAACCTGGCCTGACGAAAGGGTGCTCTGGTATTACCTTGTGGCCGCCCCCGTCATAGGGCTCCTGATGGTTAGCAACGTCAAATATACTAAGCAGCCCATGCTCAGGCTCGGGGGGCCCTTCAACGCCCTCGTCGTGGCTGCTATAATCATCGCCGCTGCCATAACAAACCCTGAGATAATGTTCATTTTCCTCGTCTATCTCTACGCGGTCGCGGGGCTCGTGCTCCACGCGCTCGGCTACCTGACCGGGAAGCCCGGCGTGCGGGAAGAATCGGCGCCCGGGAAGCCGACTGATTAGATTAATCCCGTAACTATCCTTCATTACACAATATATCGATCGAGGCATTTTCTGCCTTTGCTAGGGGGATAATTCCCGTTATCCTATTGCGGGTACAAAATCCTACAAATCGACTTCCAGATACGAATTCAGAGCGGAGCCGCCGATGACAGCAGGTGTTAATGAGAGGCTTGTCTTAAAGGGAAATTGCCATAGAGTAAGGAGACGCGCGCGGATTTCGGTCATGTCGGCGTTCCTTGCCGTCGTTCTGGGTATTATGGTAGTTTCATGCCAGAGAGAGGAGAACAAAATGGATAACGAAAGGCTGAAAAAAGAGACCTTGAACGGAATAACCAGGTACGAGCTCGACAACGGGATGACGATAATCCTCGAGGAGAACCATTCCGCGCCCGTCGTTGCGGTGAACGTATGGGTAAAAACGGGGAGCGCCTGCGAGACGGAGGGGGAATACGGTCTCGCCCACGTGCACGAGCACATGGTTTTCAAGGGGACCGACAAGAGGGCCGTGGGCGAGATAGCGAGGGTCATAGAGGGGAGCGGCGGGGACATAAACGCCTTTACCTCGTTCGACGAAACGGTCTACTACGTGGTGATAGCGAGCAGGTTCATGGATACAGCCCTCGACGTGCTTTCGGACGCCATGGAGAACTCCGCGTTCGACCCGGACGAGCTCGAGAAGGAGCTCGAGGTCGTGGTCGAGGAGATAAGGCGGGGGGAGGACAACCCCGGGAGGAACCTGAGCGAGAAGATGTTCTCGACTGCCTTCACGGAGCACCCATACGGCAGGCCGATAATCGGGACGGAAGCCGGTGTGAAGAGCTTTGACAGGAATAAGGTCACGGACTTTTATCACAAGTGGTACGCGCCCAACAACATGGCGCTCGTCGTGGTAGGCGATTTCGATACGGCTAAGATAGAGCCAAGGCTGGAGGAGACATTCGGAAGGCTCCGCAGCAGGGAGCTGCCCGAGTGCAATATAGCGGAAGAGCCCGGACAGAAGGGGATGAAGGCTTTCGTGATCGACAAGCCGCTCCAGGAAGGGTATTTCTCCCTCGCCTTCCACATACCTAACGCGAAAGGCGAGGACACCCCGGCCGTGGACGTGCTCGCCAACATACTGGGCGGCGGTGAGAGCTCGAGGCTCTACAGGAACATAAAAGAGGATAAGGGCCTTACTAGCAACATATACGCCTACGCATACACCCCGATGAGGGAGGGCATCTTCGCCGTGGGCGGGACACTCGACCCTTCTCAATCTAAGGAAGCGCTCAGGGAAATTATGAAAGAGGTTATGAGGCTCAAGTACGAGCCCGTCGGGGACGTCGAGCTTTCGAAGGTGAAGGTCAACATCGAGAGCGACGCTATCTACACGAAAGAGACGATGCAGGGACAGGCGCAGAAGATCGGCTATTACGAGGTTGAGACGGGAGATTTCAGGTACGAGGACGTGTATCTGGACAAGGTGAGGAAGGTAACGCCCGAGGAGATAATGCGGGCGGCGAATAAATACCTGACGATCGACAACCTCACAGCCGGCTTCCTCCTGCCTTCGGGGCAGGTCGCTTTGACGGAAGGTGAAGTCATGGAAATTGCGAAGCAGGCATCCGATGAAGCTTCCCG
Coding sequences:
- a CDS encoding methylated-DNA--[protein]-cysteine S-methyltransferase; translated protein: MSQINYSSLVTRVGQVFVLSGPKGVSRIIFGEKEFRNYLDGLGGVRVIEGGAAADMAHEIELYFDGRLTEFKTPIDVSEGTPFQKSVWKKLLDIPYGETATYGDIAERVGKPGAARAVGNAVGVNPIPIVIPCHRVLASNGLGGYSCGIDIKKDLLRVEGTIS
- a CDS encoding DUF465 domain-containing protein; the protein is MTETDIIEKLLEGDEEFKRIYFEHRELDDVVRSLESKGTLSLDDEMEVRKLKKVKLSLKDRMEAKIAEWKHR
- a CDS encoding SDR family oxidoreductase, with translation MGHGLENSWALILGASSGFGEAAALELASHGMNVFGVHLDRKSTMPKVEEIKEKIKAKGREAAFFNINAADPEQRSETLGEIEQILDEHKNPSGIKVLIHSLAFGTLKPYIAESEKDRVSNKNMDMTLDVMAHSLVYWAQEIVARKMMVEGGRIFAMTSAGSHRVWPTYGPVSASKAALESHIRQLSVELARHGITANAIQAGVTETPALSKIPGNEEIIKHAMAANPAGRLTTTADVAQAIAALSVAGTHWLTGNVIKVDGGEDLI
- a CDS encoding type IV pilus twitching motility protein PilT, which encodes MGSVNIDDILRAAVRVGASDIHIGTGRHPILRVEGKLTPVKNAPQLTADDVRDMALQMMNPAQREKFETLYEMDLAYSISGLSRFRVNVFHQRGTISIAIRSIPYNILSFSSLNLPPVMEKIAGEERGLVIVTGTTGSGKSTTLAAIVDYINRTKARHIITVEDPLEYMHEDHTSYINQREISIDTLTFANAMRAALREDPDVILVGEMRDLETMEICLSAAETGHLVLTTLHTLDAQESINRMLTIFPPHQHNQVRYQLAQVLKAIISQRLVPTADGKARVPAAEILIATERIKDLISDPQKTWEIRQAIHEGSLHYGMQTFDQCLYGLFKDGKITYDEAMRQATNRNDLAMRIEGITSGSGSLIREESYGRQTSR
- a CDS encoding competence/damage-inducible protein A; translation: MRIEIITTGDELMSGLTQDGNFSWAGDTLASRGLAAEFHTTVGDDRESITAALGIASGRADAVIVSGGLGPTPDDLTAEVAAAFFGSPLELSDEALRSIEERMKQRGRVLTDMNRKQAYLPHGAEVLLNHWGTAPGFSMKKEGTVFYFLPGVPREFRAMMEEYVLPGLERMAAGRKRVRSRLVKTFGLPESEVAIRLQGIEREGIRLGYRAHFPEVHLRVTAFGNTDGEAEELMKGFVRDVKSRLGSYVFSTEGETMEEVVGIFLRRHGMKLATAESCTGGLISNRITNVPGSSDYFLEGVVSYSNEAKRMLLGVPEDLLDTHGAVSAPVVEAMARGVRKLAGSDIGVGVSGIAGPGGGTPEKPVGTVFIGIDSEKGGTRSEKFLFHGTREEIKLITSSHALRLIMQTFLNNV
- the recA gene encoding recombinase RecA, which produces MAKQQLSPESQEKEKTIELAISSIEKQFGKGSIMRLGAEAPIPQLSVISSGSLGLDIALGVGGYPRGRIVEIFGPESSGKTTLALHVIAEAHKKGGIAAFVDAEHALDPNYAKNLGVKIDDLLISQPDFGEQALEIVDTLVRSGAVDVIVLDSVAALVPRAEIEGEMGDAHVGLQARLMSQALRKITATVGRSKTLVIFVNQTRMKIGTLPYMNPETTSGGTALRFYSSVRIDVRRIGSIKEGEEVSGNRVRAKVVKNKVSPPFRDAEFDIMFGSGISQTGELIDMGSKLNIVEKSGTWFSYGGERLGQGRENARAFLKDNPDIAEKLKSDILTRVGVIKAEKPGEK
- the tsaB gene encoding tRNA (adenosine(37)-N6)-threonylcarbamoyltransferase complex dimerization subunit type 1 TsaB yields the protein MKVLAIETSTYSGSVALAEGERIIGEYYINMGPSHSERLVPAIDRLLGELGTERKELGGVAVSLGPGSFTALRVGISTAKGLAYSLGIPVTGASSLEILAMNLPFAPFQVCASLDARKGELFAALFRTERGRVSRITRDEIVSPAGLMEIIKEKTIFIGEGALLYRDFLEDNEIGGEAMLFCPPYLNYPRASSLAIYGIEKFTEGHADEVLGLAPVYLRKPDAELTAKGRSRHDGNGHN
- a CDS encoding phosphatidylglycerophosphatase A; protein product: MKKGIARLIATFFYVGYFPYAPGTLGTLAAVPLYYIVSFLPYYLYIPFAVLFIILSVWASSIAEGIFGEKDPGYIVADEVSGFLVTMTLVPLTLTNVVIGFFLFRFFDIVKPPPSRQSERLKGGLGVVMDDVVAGVYANILLQIISRVLL